The Synechococcus sp. MVIR-18-1 region ATGAGAAACCAAATCTCGATTTCCTAATTTGAGTTTAAAATTTTAAGGTATCTTAAGTTTGTTGCGCACCATGCGGCTTAGGCATGTTTCTTTCCTGTTATTTCAATAGTAGATGCCCGCTTGTTTGTTCCTCTCGCGAAAGGTCAGCTTCAAATGGTTGTCAAGGAAAGAGTGCTCTTGCTGTGCAAGCAATCAGTAACATTCCAATTTTTCATTCCAATGTCTTTTTTTGGGAAATCATTTATGCCCCCCTGAACCTTTCTGACATTGCGGTTTTTCAGTTGCTCCCATGGAATTCCTCCAAAATAATTTTGATATATCCCAAGTTCGTCACGGTGTATTCAGCTATCTTGAATTATTAGTGTTTTTCTTGTTCAAGAAGAGTTACCTTTGATGCTTTGATGAAGCCTGACAGAGATGAATCAGGCAAGCCCCAGCAGTATTCCTAGAGTGGCAGTCTTTCACCTTGATAGGGTTTTAATATCGTACCGTTTTGGTCTTTACCTCGTTGCATCAAAAAAGTAATGTCCCTCAACCTTTCGCGGGCTTCTAAATCGCGAAAGTTTGATGTCTGTGGGACTGTTGACCCCGTCCAAAGAGTCACCTATCTATTTTGTCTCATAACAGACTTGGTTCGTGCAAAAAGCTCTCATGAGCTGTGACTTATGACTACAATCACTAAGCCAATATGTGCACTCTTTCTCTTTTTTCTTTGCCCTTTAGTGCTGAGACTCTCTACGGAATGCGAGGCCTTATACCTTTTATATAAAAGTAAGGCACTTCATCAATCCAACTGGACTAGATAATGCCTCATCAGCTACATCGTTCTGTGCTTTATGACCTAAGCGGACATGAGCAACTTTGGTTCGACCAAGTAAGAAGTTGTTTGTTGTATCTACGCAACATGCTTCGAAGAAGCCACTCCCTCACTGAGTGGGTTTTTGATGCCAACTCTCATGTGTCATTCCAACTGTGCAGCTAACGCCTCATTAGCAACACCTTTAAGTCAATTGAGCCTGGTCGGCCTGTGCTTTATGGCTTGGGCGGACACGAGCAACTTGGTTTGACTTAGTGAGCAGTTGACGGGTATGCCTATCGAGGAGACACAGCAGATTTCTTACTTCCCATCCAACTGACTATTGGATGATGACGCAACGTTCAAGCGGAGCCGCTTCTGTCCAGGGGGTGGCTTTTTTATTGCCTTCTGTCGTGGGTCAATCCAACTGTCCAGCTAACGCCTCATCAGCAACATCGTTCTGTGCTTAATGCCTTTAGTGCAAGGCCCTTGCTTGATTTGACTGAGTGAGTCGTTGATGGAGGAAGAGTTCTTTATTCGGTTTTGGATTAAACAGTTCGTTCCTGTAAGCCACCCATTGGCGTAGGTTGTTTTTTTATGCCTTATTTTATGGGATTCCGTGAGTAACTGTATCGCCTTCTACCCAGGCGATTTCTGCGTTGTCAACGTTGGCGATCTGGAACATGGTGTTCACCCTCGGGTCTCTCGCTCCGCCTTCAAACCAGATGACCTGCCCCATGAATCAGTCGCCGTTGCCCTTCTGAGCCACCTGCTGTTGAGTCTGAACAATCACGATCTTGCCTGGACGAACTGAAACTCATTTGCTCGAGTGAGTTGGTCTCACCCCAATGGGTAATCTCGCCAATCTGCTCGGATGTGGCAGCAGCAGCCTGATTACTCCCGATACAAAGAGAAGCTCAACTGTGAAGGCTGGCTGGTCAATAGGCCAGAAGGGATGCTCCTCCAGATCAAGCCCAATGCAGCAACGCAACATGCTCAGTTGGGCCATTCATAACTTGATGGCCGCGGCTGGTGTTGGCATCAAACACAAGCAGCCATACGTCACTGTTGGTGCCGTACGCGAACTTGATGCGTTGTTGGGCCTTGTACTCAAAACCAATTCTCCCACTTTTTTACTGTTGCAGGCATTTGTGGGTTAGCGCCAAATACGAGCAATAACCCAGGCAAAAATGCCACAAGTGATAGCGAAGCCGATAGTTGCAAACGACCCCATCAATGGGGGTACTGCCCAACTTGGAACTAAGTAAGACAGGTACCACAGCACATTGCGTAGAGCGCCGCTGCCTAGGCACCAAACAGGTAACCAGTACATGGCTGGAACAAAGAGCACCGACAGGACTGTCGTAGTGACAATTTGCTGGGTTCTGTTCATACAGTCATTTAGGGGCAACGTCCCACATGGCGAATTTCGTAATGAACCGCTTTTCGCAAGTGAGGTTGCGACTGATTAAGTAAAATTCCTTTAACAGCTTACAGATGAAACCACTGTTCCTTATGTAGTTAGAAGATATAAAAAGAGCGATAGCTCATGCCTGAACGTGTTGTGATTTATCCAATCCCCATCATTGGGGCCATCCATTCCGCATGAATTGCTGCAAGCATAGACATGTCAAAGGCATGAACAGCTGGATTGGTTTTATCGACAAACCACAAGACTCCAAACGGAGCATTAATAACAAGTTGCAGCTTCCATCGCCAAGTCACGATTTTCCAAATCTTTTGGAGCAACGGCTTTGGCTCAACAGATGGATCTGTCATCATCGTCACCAAATGGATTTCTAATATGGCTTTCTACAGCTGAGTTGTGTGTCCGCCAGAGGAGAGGCGAGTTACAAACCACTTTCAACCTCGATGGGACCTTGATTTGTTCGGACGAATCCAAAAAGAGATTCTCGTCGCTTAAATACCGATGAAGGGGAAGTGTTGTGAATCTTGGCTTATTCTGAGATCAAGCCCCGTGGCCATCGGTGAGGATGGTGGATATTTGCTTCGAGAATTGCCTCATCAAGTTGCGGCTTTGATTTTGATAATTTTCTTTTTATTACCGAAAATCCAAGAAAGCACTAAATGCTTTCATCCTTATTCAAGAATTGCTGTGATCAGATGAGATCTGTTTCGCAACTCTTCAGCGGAATGCCCTTTAATGCCCCGACTCTTTAGCGCAGACACAATACCTATTCTCATTTATTACCAGAGATTGTGACTATTTTTCCCAAGTAGCTAAATCCTGCGAATAAAATTTTACGACTTCAACATCAGTCAAAAACATGGATCTTCGTCTTGTTGAGCTGCTTGGGAAGTATCAGGAAGAAGAGCTTGAAGCAATAGAAATATGGTTTAACCATACGCAGCCATTGGCTCTTGAAATCATGGGAAGCATGAAGATTGCGCGAGGTACCATTAAAAGGGAACAAAAACCGTAAGTGTTTTCTGCGGATGGTTGAAAGGCCATTTCTTTTTCATAAATGACCTATTTATACTCACATTTTATTACATACATATTTTGAAAATCTGATCTGTTTTTTTATTTTCAGGCAATCTTGCTTGCAAGTATTTAGTATTGTTTCTTTATATCAAACTATAAATAGTGTCGCTTGAGCCTTTTGATTTAAATGCCTCACGAAAATGATCATTCTCTTTGTTTTGATGACTTGTATATTATTAATTCCTGTATTAGCAGCAACCTAAAATCAGACGCTTTGGATATATGGTTAATTACTGGTTTGTTTTTGGGCTTATTGAGCTAATCACCTCTTCTTATGTTCAAGATAAAAATACACGGCCTAGTATTAGTTGATTGTGAACGTTGATTTGAAAATTGCTAAGACTATCCAGATCGAAATTCCTATGGATGTCGTGAGTGTAAGGATCCATAATGTTAGAGCTCTACCTGTTGGCTTGTCATAAAGTAGCTTTTCAATTGATGTCTTATTGCTGAAGAGTAAATGGTCAGAAATTGACATCATTAACTTGCTTGATGTCAGTTTTCTCTGCCACTCAGCGCCGTATCTTGGATATTGTTGATATAAGGGGATTGAGCCTTTTTCACGTCCTGGAAGAATTCTAGAGACCTCGCTTGGAGGTATATCGTATCCAAATCGATTCATGTACTCGTCACTATCTAGCACATAGTCTATAAAATATTCAAACCCCTTTTCCCCAATGATTATCGATAGTGCTAAACATTCTGCTCCATTGTATGCTTTTCTCCCAAGAGCTCTGGCTATTACTTGTTCTGCCAATCGATAGTTGTTGTTGCATTCGATATAACCGCGTCGAAATCGATCAGACAAAAAGAGTCCTCGAATAAAATCCCGTATAGTGATCGAATTATTGCGAAGTTGTGATTCAAGATAAACTTCCCTATCGCTTTCCAACAGGTGAAAAAATACTTGTTGATAGCAGCTCTTTATTGCTTTTTCTGATTCATCCTCTAGGGCGATTTCTATGTTTTGATTGCTGACTGCCTTCACCCTCGAATTTTGGGTTGAGAGAGTGAAACTCTTTGAGGGAATTGTCATATTATTTTGATAATAGTTTCATGCTATGCTCGTTGTTACGCCATGATCTGTATATTGGTAACAATGCAGCGTATCAATGGTGGCTTTGCATTGCTTATAAGTTTCAGTCCTCTTGAGTCTCTACGTGCTTCATACTCTTATCGGGAATTGTTTAAAAGTCGAATTCCCTTTTCGATCAGAGAATTTTATAGTCTGATTGTCTTGATTGACGTGCTTCAGGCCATGCAGTGAATGACTTTAATCCTAATTATTTATATGTAGTGATTGATGTAATTATGCTTTATTGATGATTTTAATGGATTTTCTTAATGGTTGGCTAAAAGAAAAATCTTCAGACGTGGAGTTGTTACAACCAAAATCCTGCAAGTTGTCAAGAGCTCCACAGAATGATCGAAGAAACAACCAGTTAACCCAGGTGGCATGATCGCGATTGTTCGCTGGAAAGATATTGATCCTCTTAATAATAGAGGCCAAATTTACCTTTTCGGCAAGTGATCAAAGCGACACACTGTCCGCGTATCTCCAGAAACGCTCGAACTTTTTGAGGGCCTAGGTCGTGGCGCTGATGAAGAGTTTGTTTTCCCCAGTCCAAGGTGAGATGGGCATCTCACGCGTCAAGCAATTGGGGATGTCTGCAGAAAATGGGGGCGAGCCGCTGGATTCCATGATCATCCAAATCAGTTGTTTCATAGCCATGCAACGCAGGCGATTCGCCGCGGAGTAGATGTTTTCACGCTTCAGGTACGGCTCGGCCACTCATCAAGTGCAACCACTGATCATTACGTGGCTGCTTACCCTCGGGGCAGCAGTTTACTTCGACTTGGGTGAAGTTTCTGAAGGGAGCGACACTTCCTTCAGTCGTAATTCGCATTGCGTCAGAAAAGTTAGATCTCGCCACAGTTTCAAAAGAACTATGAAAACAATCATCTTCTCTATCATTAGCTAATATTGGAAGAGGTGGATTTCCTGCTTTTTACGGCTTTGTCATATGGTTAATTAATGATCTCTGCCGATCTACTTAGGGTGACAACTTGCCTTACATCAACGCATCACAATTATCCAGAAATACTGTCAAGTCTGGTGCCGTTATTCGCTGGAGTGGTGGTAATGACCCAGCGAGATCTCATCACTTACTTGCTCAATACGGAGGCTGATTGGCCATGGCAAGAGCAAAAACAGAAGAGATCTCCGACCGCATCGATGCCCTTCAGGGAATGATCCTTGAGGGTGAGCCCAAGACTTTATGTCTCATTTTTGCGCGACAGCAGTGGGGGGTCTCAAGGGCTCAGGGTTACCGCCTTCTTAAACGTGCCTGGACGCAAATCAAAGCTGATGTTGATGAGACCGGTATTGATAGACAGGAGCTGTTGGCCTGGTCAATTCAGACGCTGATGGCTGCTGCTGCTCAGGCAAAACAACAGAAGAATCCTGGAGCAGTTGTTACTTATATTAAGCAGCTCGACTGGATGACGGGTTCAATTCAATAGTTGGAAGCAGTTCTCAGCGCAGACGTTGAAGCTTCAGGTCATATTTACGACGGCACGGTTATTCCCCGTTGGCTTGCTTGAGATGATTTGGAGGCGCTGCCCCCGCCACGAGAGGTGTTTTTTATTGCCTTGAGATCAGAGTCCATAGCGGACGCTGTAATCACCCAATCCTTAGCTCGTCGCTCCAGGTATCGTCCTCACGCCTCAAACCCACTCCAACAGAGCCGTGATCAGCTGAGCTGATCACGGGGATCAGGAGCGCTCACGCCGGGAATTGTGTCAGCAGCGCAAACTTCCTTTACATTGCCGGTGTCGGGTTAACCGACCTTCTTTATTCGCCACCGGGATTCATCCCACAGGCTCCTTTCCGTTCTCATGACTACCACCATCCAGCAGCGCTCCGGCGCTAACGGCTGGCAGCAGTTCTGTGAGTGGGTCACCTCCACCAACAACCGTCTTTATGTCGGTTGGTTCGGTGTGTTGATGATCCCCACACTGCTTGCCGCTACCACTTGCTTCATCGTTGCTTTTATCGCCGCTCCTCCGGTTGATATCGACGGCATCCGCGAGCCTGTTGCAGGTTCACTGATGTATGGCAACAACATCATCTCTGGTGCTGTTGTTCCTTCCAGCAACGCCATTGGCTTGCACTTCTACCCAATCTGGGAAGCTGCCTCACTCGACGAGTGGCTCTACAACGGCGGTCCTTTCCAACTGGTTGTCTTCCACTTCCTGATCGGCATCTACGCCTATATGGGACGTGAGTGGGAACTTTCCTACCGCTTGGGCATGCGCCCTTGGATCTGTGTTGCATACAGCGCACCTGTTGCTGCTGCATCTGCAGTGTTCCTGGTCTACCCCTTCGGTCAGGGTTCTTTCTCTGACGCCATGCCTTTGGGCATCTCTGGAACCTTCAACTACATGTTGGTCTTCCAGGCTGAGCACAACATCCTGATGCACCCCTTCCACATGCTTGGAGTGGCTGGTGTCTTCGGTGGTTCACTGTTCTCCGCCATGCACGGTTCATTGGTGACCTCATCCTTGGTTCGTGAAACAACCGAGACCGAGTCCCAGAACTACGGCTATAAGTTCGGCCAAGAAGAAGAGACGTACAACATCGTGGCTGCTCACGGCTACTTCGGTCGCCTGATCTTCCAATACGCCTCGTTCAACAACAGCCGTAGCCTTCACTTCTTCCTTGCAGCCTGGCCTGTGGTCGGCATCTGGTTCACCGCCCTTGGCGTGTCAACCATGGCCTTCAACTTGAACGGCTTCAACTTCAACCAGTCAATCCTTGATGGTCAGGGCCGCGTCCTGAACACCTGGGCCGACGTTCTTAACAGAGCTGGACTTGGTATGGAAGTGATGCACGAGCGCAACGCTCATAACTTCCCCCTCGACCTGGCAGCTGCTGAGTCCACACCTGTGGCACTTCAAGCACCTGCAATCGGTTGATCTGGAACCCCTTCAAAGTTCAGATCAACTGAACTAGAAAGCCCCCTCCTCACAGAGGGGGCTTTTTTGTGCCTTCCTTTCTTCCTCAACAACACAGAAAAAGCGATCACAATTCACAAGCAATCCTTCGATCCTTATCCAATAAGGATCCCTTCACATGTCACCCATTCCAGTTGAAAAAAACTAATGGAAAAAACTGACTAGCACGATGACAAAACCGGCCTTCTCAACTATATTTCGAAAAGTAACGGAGATTTATTGATGGGCGAATATGTCGTCTCTGAAAGCATCAACTTTCCGTTCCAACTTGTTATTAGCATCGTTGGAAGCATTTTGATTGGGGCGTATGCGCTCAGCAGCCAACCCAACGAAAACTCAGATGATGATGATTTCGGCAATGGCGATGGGGGCATGATGCAGCCGGTGGCCGCCACCGGAGCCATCTAAGCCCCAAATCAAACGACTTGCCTTCAAAAGCAGGAATTAACACTGCCGTCGGGTGGTGTTTTTTATTGCCTTCTGTCATGGATCAATCCATCTGGTCTAGCTAATGCCTCATCGGCAACACCATTCTGTGCTTTATGACCTGAGCGGACATGAGCAACTTGGTTTGACTGAGCAAGAAGTTGTTTGTTGTGTCAACGCAACATCCCTTCGAAGAAGCCACTCCCTCACTGAGTGGCTTTTTTGATGCCTTCTGTCATGGGTCATTCCAACTGTTCATCTAACGCCTCATCAGCAACACCTTTAAGTCAAATGAGCCTGGTCGGACTGTGCTTTATGGCTTGAGCGGACACGAGCAACTTGGTTTGAATTGGAAGGTAAATGTCATCGAGAGATGTCCATGCCACCTGGTGACCCGATTCCACTTTCCGTATGGCTGGCCTGCCTCTCGATTGGAGTGGGGCTGGGCGGAACGTTAATGCAATTCTTGATGACGGGTTAAGCGCTGGCTGTACACAGCTAAAACAAAATAGTAACCAAATCTTTTCAAAGAACTTTGCGTTCTTGGCAGCGAAGACTCGATATCAGTAGTAGTCGTTTCATTGAGCCAGTTTGCCTTGTAAGTTTTACTTAAATGATCTTCAATTTAATTAACTAAGCAACCAGCTAACTAACTAACTAACTAACTAATTCATGACTCATCAGCAACACCTTCTAGTCAAATCAGCTTGGCCTGACTGTGCTTTATGTCTTGAGCGGACACGAGCAACTTGGTTTGACTTATAGGGCAGATGTAGGGGATGCCTATCGAGGAGACACAGCAGATTTCTTCCTTCCCATCCAACTGACTATTGGATGACGACTCAAACACTTGCAGTGAGCCGCTTCTGTCCAGGGGGTGGCTTTTTTTATGCCTTCTTTTATGGGAGTACGTGAGTGACTGCATCACCGTTTACCCAGGTGATCTCCCCGCTATCAACGTTGGCTACCTGAAACATGGTGTCACCCTTGGGTCTCTCGCTCCGCCTTCACACCAGATGACCTGCCCCATGAACCAGTCGCCGTTGCTCTTCTGAGCCACCTGCTGTTGAGCTTGGACAATCACGAGGTTGCCTGGACTCACTGACAGGAAGGCAGGTGGTGGAGTGTTGGCCAGTGGTGAGGGTGCTGACGTTGGATGATCTGTGCTCATGCTTCGACTGCTCAGTACACCTGTTCTACTCCTTAGCTTGTCTTGTTCTTTCGCAGGATCACGACAACAGCACCACCAGCTTTTTCAAGGCAGCTCTCATTCGCTGAACCTAAGAAGATTGTGCTGATTCGCGAGCTTTGTATTGGAGTTTGAGCAAATATCTGCAGTGCGGATTACTCTTTTCTCAAGTTTCTTGTTTTGCCTCGCATCCAATTGATTTGCATACAGCAGCTTTAAACTGGTAAAACTGATTAATGATCAGGGCCTCTTCAATGTCGTCATCAGGAATTAAGGGAATGGGAAGAAGGATGAGAAGAGGTACAGGTCTGGAAAAGTCTTCGCTGCCACATAAATACGTCTTTACGCCCAACAAAAGCTTGGAAATCCTTTTGATGACAACTTCGCAGCTGTTTTGGTCTTCGAATAAGATCTGCGCTTTGAACTGAATGTCAATCTCGCAATCGTTAGTATCGCTTACGTGATTTGAGTTTCTCCATACTCCTTCAATCATCCACCACATTCCTCCGTTATGAACCCAAACTGTTGCCAATTCTGGAGGGTTTGCTTTGAAGATATTGAGTTGACAATTAAAGCCTTTGTCTTTGAGGATCTTGCAAATTCTTCTGCTTGTAAGCTCGGTTGCTTGCACGGGATTGATCGCAGATGTGCTCGTATTATCATCATCCTTTGCGCAGTTACTGCAGCTTGCAGATGAGGCATGAGCGCGTTCATTTCATACTAAGTAACTGTAAGTATTGTCTGCCTGTATTACGCGTTAAGAGGCGGTAGAAGGGAGAAGGCCAAGTAAAGACTTCTCCTAGCTAGATCAGGGGGTTTTAATGCCGCTGATTTTGGCTATCTGTTGGATTGTCTTAGAGGAAAAGCAAGTTAAGTTCATCAGTGTCTCAGTACACATGTTCTGCTTTATTGCCTTCGATGAGAGATATCTCTTGGTGGTGGGGTGGAGATAACCCGGTGGTAACGCAGGTCCATAGATGCCCCGATGGGTTTCTACAAGGGAGCCACAGGTGCGGCAGTTCCATGTCTTCGCAGATGGAGCCCACTTGCTGTTGTGCGGCTGAATGGTTCCGCAATGGATGACGGTGAACTCGGGCATCAGTTCTTACCTCCCATCCATTCATCGAGCTGAGACCATATTGGCGTGATTGCTGTCTTGAATCTGTCGACGCCATAGCCATCTCCATAGGTGCTCTTCATGCCGTCAAGAGCATGCCCCACAAAGGCCTCCAGGACGTCCTCAGAGCCGCCTAAATCTCTATTAATACGTATTAGTCCATGACGGAAGCTATGGCTGCTGACGTCCTTGTTAACCCGCTGTAGCTTCCTGTTAATGATGGTATTAGAGGGCCAGTGGAAGTCGAAGTCTTTTAGCTCTTCACATAACCAAACCGGCAGAGGAATGACTCGATTGGACTGCTTAT contains the following coding sequences:
- a CDS encoding DUF3104 domain-containing protein codes for the protein MGQVIWFEGGARDPRVNTMFQIANVDNAEIAWVEGDTVTHGIP
- a CDS encoding phycobilisome rod-core linker polypeptide; amino-acid sequence: MTIPSKSFTLSTQNSRVKAVSNQNIEIALEDESEKAIKSCYQQVFFHLLESDREVYLESQLRNNSITIRDFIRGLFLSDRFRRGYIECNNNYRLAEQVIARALGRKAYNGAECLALSIIIGEKGFEYFIDYVLDSDEYMNRFGYDIPPSEVSRILPGREKGSIPLYQQYPRYGAEWQRKLTSSKLMMSISDHLLFSNKTSIEKLLYDKPTGRALTLWILTLTTSIGISIWIVLAIFKSTFTIN
- a CDS encoding site-specific integrase → MGDVCRKWGRAAGFHDHPNQLFHSHATQAIRRGVDVFTLQVRLGHSSSATTDHYVAAYPRGSSLLRLG
- the psbA gene encoding photosystem II q(b) protein, which translates into the protein MTTTIQQRSGANGWQQFCEWVTSTNNRLYVGWFGVLMIPTLLAATTCFIVAFIAAPPVDIDGIREPVAGSLMYGNNIISGAVVPSSNAIGLHFYPIWEAASLDEWLYNGGPFQLVVFHFLIGIYAYMGREWELSYRLGMRPWICVAYSAPVAAASAVFLVYPFGQGSFSDAMPLGISGTFNYMLVFQAEHNILMHPFHMLGVAGVFGGSLFSAMHGSLVTSSLVRETTETESQNYGYKFGQEEETYNIVAAHGYFGRLIFQYASFNNSRSLHFFLAAWPVVGIWFTALGVSTMAFNLNGFNFNQSILDGQGRVLNTWADVLNRAGLGMEVMHERNAHNFPLDLAAAESTPVALQAPAIG